A region of Pyxidicoccus parkwaysis DNA encodes the following proteins:
- a CDS encoding acyltransferase family protein, whose product MSRGGSLDSLTGLRFLAALHVVLFHFGMPCLVTAPEGLRNWVGSGYSAVGVFFVLSGFVLAWNYLDRDGRMETGPRAFLAARLARVYPVYLLTFLLSAPPTIAASVAANGWTVALGKTAVAGTVSLALVQAWVPVLALYWNPPGWSVAVESVFYVLFPGLARGLLPRLRPSLLPVALGGVWLLGLLPPVLFVAQHEGPVNAATWTLGLAIIKFNPLMRLPEFLFGVLLGWCFVRERADGVKKGSGALMAAAGAALLVAVGVASSWIPYPLMHNALLAPASGLLVYGLARGGGPLGWLLSRPWLVHLGGASYALYLLQYPVSQAVESLERVLDLHSPVARLVGVLVLGVAASVWVHRYVETPFRSRVRKALQPWVDAKPRVEARPVVPEA is encoded by the coding sequence ATGAGCCGCGGCGGGTCGCTCGATTCCCTCACGGGGCTGCGCTTCCTGGCGGCCCTCCACGTGGTGCTGTTCCACTTCGGGATGCCGTGTCTCGTTACGGCGCCGGAGGGGCTGCGCAACTGGGTGGGGTCGGGCTACTCCGCGGTAGGCGTCTTCTTCGTGCTGTCGGGCTTCGTCCTGGCCTGGAACTACCTGGACCGGGACGGGCGGATGGAGACGGGGCCGCGCGCCTTCCTGGCCGCGCGCCTGGCGCGGGTGTACCCCGTCTATCTGCTGACCTTCCTGCTGTCCGCGCCGCCCACCATCGCCGCGTCCGTGGCGGCCAACGGGTGGACGGTGGCCCTGGGCAAGACGGCGGTGGCGGGCACGGTTTCCCTGGCGCTGGTGCAGGCGTGGGTGCCGGTGCTGGCGCTGTACTGGAATCCCCCGGGCTGGTCCGTCGCGGTGGAGTCCGTGTTCTACGTCCTCTTCCCGGGCCTCGCGCGCGGGCTGCTGCCCAGGCTGCGTCCGTCGCTGCTGCCGGTGGCGCTCGGAGGGGTGTGGCTGCTGGGGCTGCTGCCGCCGGTGCTGTTCGTGGCGCAGCACGAGGGGCCGGTGAACGCGGCCACGTGGACGCTGGGGCTGGCCATCATCAAGTTCAACCCGCTGATGCGGCTGCCGGAGTTCCTCTTCGGCGTGCTGCTCGGCTGGTGCTTCGTGCGCGAGCGCGCGGACGGAGTGAAGAAGGGCAGCGGCGCACTCATGGCGGCGGCGGGCGCGGCGCTGCTGGTGGCGGTGGGCGTGGCGAGCTCGTGGATTCCGTACCCGCTGATGCACAACGCGTTGCTGGCGCCCGCGTCGGGGCTGCTGGTGTACGGGCTGGCGCGCGGCGGTGGGCCGCTGGGGTGGCTGCTGTCACGCCCGTGGCTGGTGCACCTGGGCGGCGCGAGCTACGCGCTGTACCTGCTCCAGTACCCGGTGTCGCAGGCCGTCGAGTCGCTGGAGCGCGTGCTGGACCTGCACTCGCCGGTGGCGCGGCTGGTGGGCGTGCTGGTGCTGGGCGTGGCGGCGTCGGTGTGGGTGCACCGGTATGTGGAGACGCCGTTCCGCTCGCGGGTGCGCAAGGCGCTTCAGCCGTGGGTGGACGCGAAGCCGCGCGTGGAGGCGCGGCCGGTGGTGCCGGAGGCCTGA
- a CDS encoding UDP-glucose dehydrogenase family protein has product MRIAIIGTGYVGLVAGTCFADSGNDVTCVDIDERKIRMLQAGEVPIYEPGLEELIKKNVREKRLFFTRDLADAVAPAQVVFIAVGTPEGESGDADLQYVLAAAEQIGKAMKQYTVVVDKSTVPVGTADKVREAIRKVTSIEFDVVSNPEFLKEGAALDDFLKPDRVVIGVDSERARKVMGELYAPFVRTENPVLFMDTRSAELTKYAANAMLATRISFMNDISALCEKVGADVDFVRKGLGSDKRIGYPFLFPGVGYGGSCFPKDVKALVATARDYGLELDLLRAVERTNERQKKLLVNKAVKHYGTLEGKKFGVWGLAFKPKTDDMREAPSIEVIEGLIGKGAQVIAHDPVSAHTAKRVFGDRIRYATVPYEALEGVDGLFVVTEWNEFRHPDFERMKGLMKSPVVFDGRNVYDPTRMRELGFTYYGIGRR; this is encoded by the coding sequence ATGCGTATTGCCATCATCGGAACGGGCTACGTCGGCCTGGTCGCGGGCACCTGCTTCGCGGACTCGGGGAACGACGTCACGTGCGTGGATATCGACGAGCGGAAGATCCGCATGCTCCAGGCGGGCGAGGTGCCCATCTACGAGCCGGGCCTCGAGGAGCTCATCAAGAAGAACGTGCGCGAGAAGCGCCTCTTCTTCACGCGTGATCTGGCCGACGCCGTGGCGCCCGCGCAGGTGGTGTTCATCGCCGTGGGCACGCCCGAGGGCGAGAGCGGTGACGCCGACCTCCAGTACGTGCTGGCCGCCGCCGAGCAGATTGGCAAGGCGATGAAGCAGTACACGGTGGTGGTGGACAAGAGCACCGTGCCGGTGGGCACCGCGGACAAGGTTCGCGAGGCCATCCGCAAGGTGACGAGCATCGAGTTCGACGTCGTCTCCAACCCCGAGTTCCTCAAGGAAGGCGCCGCGCTGGACGACTTCCTCAAGCCGGACCGCGTCGTCATCGGCGTGGACTCCGAGCGCGCCCGCAAGGTGATGGGCGAGCTGTACGCGCCCTTCGTCCGCACGGAGAACCCCGTGCTGTTCATGGACACGCGCTCGGCGGAGCTGACGAAGTACGCGGCCAACGCGATGCTGGCCACGCGCATCTCCTTCATGAACGACATCTCCGCGCTCTGCGAGAAGGTCGGCGCGGACGTGGACTTCGTGCGCAAGGGCCTGGGCTCGGACAAGCGCATCGGCTACCCGTTCCTCTTCCCGGGCGTGGGCTACGGCGGCTCGTGCTTCCCCAAGGACGTGAAGGCGCTGGTGGCCACCGCGCGTGACTACGGCCTGGAGCTGGACCTTCTGCGCGCCGTGGAGCGCACCAACGAGCGTCAGAAGAAGCTGCTGGTGAACAAGGCCGTGAAGCACTACGGCACGCTCGAGGGCAAGAAGTTCGGCGTGTGGGGCCTGGCCTTCAAGCCGAAGACGGACGACATGCGCGAGGCGCCCTCCATCGAGGTCATCGAGGGGCTCATCGGCAAGGGCGCGCAGGTGATTGCGCACGACCCCGTGTCCGCGCACACCGCGAAGCGCGTCTTCGGTGACCGCATCCGCTACGCCACGGTGCCCTACGAGGCGCTGGAGGGCGTGGACGGCCTCTTCGTCGTCACCGAGTGGAACGAGTTCCGCCACCCGGACTTCGAGCGCATGAAGGGCCTGATGAAGAGCCCCGTCGTATTCGACGGTCGCAACGTGTACGACCCCACGCGCATGCGTGAGCTGGGCTTCACGTACTACGGCATCGGTCGTCGATGA
- a CDS encoding nucleotidyltransferase family protein — protein sequence MPPPPSLLDTFRVLASFDPPRVSLRGAPWEEYVDWAIAQGLAPLAAYNLQYRLGGATAPEWVGDRLLAIHQGSINDNVMKLVNFKQMVDDLQGRKLVLFGGAAFADTLYPHVGFRPVTELQLLMKRLDVDGFAGFLSNHEFKPEDASGTGATRAISDGRTLICLYSDVLGPKRKEQAAGILERATPTRIYGPSVFRAALEDALLLAVLDQARQGYEVPWLTFLDVRELVTGAKAMGGPYSRPLDVPALLARAEEWQLERALYTSLAIVARLFPEAAADATAAFPPLRRATRELLDRTVVGPVSTPGRTTALKGLERVRRLLTGQ from the coding sequence ATGCCGCCGCCGCCGAGCCTCCTCGACACCTTCCGCGTCCTCGCCTCTTTCGACCCGCCGCGCGTCTCGCTGCGAGGCGCACCATGGGAGGAGTACGTCGACTGGGCCATTGCCCAGGGGCTGGCGCCGCTGGCCGCGTACAACCTCCAGTACCGGCTGGGAGGCGCCACCGCGCCGGAGTGGGTGGGAGACAGGCTGCTCGCCATCCACCAGGGCTCGATCAACGACAACGTGATGAAGCTCGTCAACTTCAAGCAGATGGTGGACGACCTCCAGGGCCGGAAGCTCGTGCTCTTCGGCGGCGCGGCCTTCGCGGACACGCTCTACCCGCACGTCGGCTTCCGCCCGGTGACGGAGCTGCAACTGCTGATGAAGCGGCTGGACGTGGACGGCTTCGCGGGCTTCCTCTCCAACCACGAATTCAAACCCGAGGACGCTTCCGGCACCGGCGCCACCCGGGCCATCTCCGACGGGCGCACGCTCATCTGCCTCTACTCGGACGTGCTGGGGCCCAAGCGCAAGGAGCAGGCCGCGGGCATCCTGGAGCGCGCGACACCGACGCGCATCTACGGCCCGTCCGTCTTCCGCGCGGCCCTGGAGGACGCGCTGCTGCTGGCGGTCCTGGACCAGGCACGTCAGGGCTATGAAGTACCGTGGCTGACCTTCCTCGACGTGCGCGAGCTCGTCACCGGCGCGAAGGCCATGGGTGGCCCGTACTCGCGCCCGCTGGACGTGCCCGCGCTGCTGGCCCGCGCCGAGGAGTGGCAGTTGGAGCGCGCCCTCTACACGTCCCTGGCCATTGTCGCGCGGCTGTTCCCGGAGGCCGCCGCGGACGCCACCGCCGCCTTCCCGCCGCTGCGCCGGGCCACTCGTGAATTGCTGGACCGCACGGTGGTGGGTCCTGTCAGCACCCCCGGCCGCACCACGGCGCTCAAAGGCCTGGAGCGGGTGCGCCGTCTTCTCACAGGCCAGTAA
- a CDS encoding FG-GAP-like repeat-containing protein has translation MVHQGWTDRRAGRWCLLGALGLVACSGTNSEAPAKQGSTAVVEVETEARCEVRPPFEPHFEPEVEWAWTDSPVMPTHTNVESTPVVVDVNGDGVPDVVFNSFEGWNYKTNGVLRAISGADGSDLWAVTDPTLRTRGAASVAAGDIDGDGLVELCTVPESATGILCFENTGAFKFRADGPRLDWGGVSFADLDGDGTVEIIAGNHVYDGAGNLKWVGSEGVGGPPNDTGPLAFAADLDGDGKQEVINGPTIYRHDGTLKCRAESLGNGFSGVGNFDADPEGEVVVVWDGHVSLMESDCTVRWTVEHLGGGVGGPPNIADFDADGQPEIGVAGAGFYAVFEADGSLKWLTPTQDMSSNRTGSSTFDFEGDGRAEVVYADETALRIYDGATGEVRFEVPHSSCTAYENPVVADVDGDGNAEIVVAQNTACGFGPFHGIRVFRDKKDGWVNTRRIWNQHAYSVTNVGDDGSIPAHPVANWRTPGLNTFRTNSQGTGTVKPFAAPDLVVDSVSAACDGEGGLKLVARVRNAGDAPASTGVRVAFYRGPASGGGTLLGVATLADKLDAAGEALAELVLDTAPGGRGEVFAVVDDDGTGTGREQECREDNNTGSGLVSLECSASANLPPVAVCRDVTVSADATCRASASVDDGSHDPDGQPGPFTVTQSAPGPFGLGKHEVTLTASDGEESAVCTGVVTVVDTTLPRIVCPAPQVLECTAGGAQATYTAHAEDNCGPVSVTCSPPAPSVFPLGRSVVDCNATDGSGNACGCAFSVTVRDTKAPVPGCSLGMTLWPVDHQYRTVTLAECASAAQDACLGELPLQQYGRIVRVTSDESEDAAGTCDGDTCDDVAVRVNATSVQLRAERDDTGDGRVYTVHYVVTDTSGNSAPGSCTVSVPRDTYGQQQAQDSGPKYCVGQGCPYGTGGSYLCP, from the coding sequence ATGGTGCATCAGGGCTGGACGGACAGGCGGGCGGGCCGGTGGTGTCTTCTGGGAGCGCTCGGACTGGTGGCGTGCAGCGGCACCAACTCGGAGGCCCCAGCAAAGCAGGGCTCCACGGCGGTGGTGGAGGTGGAGACGGAGGCCCGGTGCGAGGTGCGGCCTCCCTTCGAGCCGCACTTCGAGCCCGAGGTGGAGTGGGCGTGGACGGACAGCCCGGTGATGCCCACGCACACCAACGTGGAGAGCACGCCCGTGGTGGTGGACGTCAACGGCGACGGCGTGCCGGACGTGGTGTTCAACAGCTTCGAGGGCTGGAACTACAAGACGAACGGCGTGCTGCGCGCCATCAGCGGAGCGGACGGCTCCGACTTGTGGGCGGTGACGGACCCGACGCTCCGGACGCGTGGCGCGGCGAGTGTCGCGGCGGGTGACATCGACGGCGATGGGCTGGTGGAGCTGTGCACCGTGCCGGAGAGCGCGACGGGCATCCTCTGCTTCGAGAACACCGGCGCCTTCAAGTTCCGCGCGGACGGGCCGAGGCTGGACTGGGGCGGGGTTTCGTTCGCGGACCTGGACGGGGACGGGACGGTGGAAATCATCGCCGGCAACCATGTCTATGACGGCGCGGGCAATCTGAAGTGGGTGGGCAGCGAAGGCGTGGGCGGCCCGCCGAACGACACGGGCCCGCTGGCCTTCGCGGCGGACCTGGACGGTGACGGAAAGCAGGAGGTCATCAACGGCCCCACCATCTACCGGCACGACGGCACGCTGAAGTGCCGGGCCGAGTCGCTGGGCAACGGCTTTTCCGGCGTGGGCAACTTCGACGCGGACCCGGAGGGTGAGGTCGTCGTGGTGTGGGACGGCCACGTGTCGCTGATGGAGTCCGACTGCACGGTGCGCTGGACGGTGGAGCACCTGGGTGGCGGCGTGGGTGGGCCGCCGAACATCGCGGACTTCGACGCGGACGGGCAGCCGGAAATCGGCGTGGCCGGCGCGGGCTTCTACGCCGTCTTCGAGGCGGACGGCTCGCTGAAGTGGCTGACGCCGACGCAGGACATGAGCTCCAACCGCACGGGCTCGTCCACCTTCGACTTCGAGGGGGACGGACGCGCGGAGGTGGTCTACGCGGACGAGACGGCGCTGCGCATCTACGACGGCGCGACGGGAGAGGTGCGCTTCGAGGTGCCGCATAGCTCGTGCACCGCGTACGAGAACCCGGTCGTCGCCGACGTGGACGGGGACGGCAACGCCGAAATCGTGGTGGCGCAGAACACCGCGTGTGGCTTCGGCCCGTTCCACGGCATCCGGGTGTTCAGGGACAAGAAGGATGGGTGGGTGAACACGCGGCGCATCTGGAATCAGCATGCGTACTCCGTCACCAACGTCGGGGACGATGGCTCCATCCCCGCGCACCCGGTGGCCAACTGGCGCACGCCGGGGCTCAACACATTCCGCACCAACAGCCAGGGCACGGGGACGGTGAAGCCCTTCGCCGCGCCGGACCTGGTGGTGGACTCGGTGAGCGCCGCGTGTGACGGCGAAGGTGGCTTGAAGCTGGTCGCGCGCGTGCGGAACGCGGGTGACGCTCCGGCTTCGACGGGCGTGCGGGTGGCCTTCTACCGGGGGCCCGCGAGCGGAGGCGGCACGCTGCTGGGCGTGGCCACGCTGGCGGACAAGCTGGACGCCGCCGGAGAGGCGCTGGCGGAGCTGGTGCTCGACACCGCGCCGGGTGGACGTGGCGAGGTGTTCGCGGTGGTGGATGACGACGGCACCGGGACGGGACGCGAGCAGGAGTGCCGCGAGGACAACAACACGGGCTCGGGGCTGGTGAGCCTGGAGTGTTCGGCTTCGGCGAACCTGCCGCCGGTGGCGGTGTGCCGCGACGTGACGGTGAGCGCGGATGCGACGTGCCGGGCTTCGGCGAGCGTGGACGATGGGAGCCATGACCCGGATGGACAGCCGGGCCCCTTCACGGTGACGCAGTCGGCGCCGGGGCCGTTCGGCCTGGGGAAGCACGAGGTGACGCTGACGGCGTCCGACGGCGAGGAGAGCGCGGTCTGCACCGGCGTGGTGACGGTGGTGGACACGACGCTGCCGCGCATCGTGTGCCCGGCGCCGCAGGTGCTCGAGTGCACGGCCGGTGGGGCGCAGGCGACGTATACGGCGCACGCGGAGGACAACTGCGGCCCGGTGTCGGTGACATGCTCGCCGCCTGCGCCCTCTGTGTTCCCCCTGGGTCGGTCGGTGGTGGACTGCAACGCGACGGATGGCTCGGGCAACGCGTGCGGGTGCGCCTTCTCGGTGACGGTGCGGGACACGAAGGCGCCGGTGCCGGGGTGCTCGCTGGGAATGACGCTGTGGCCGGTGGACCACCAGTACCGCACGGTGACGCTGGCCGAGTGCGCGAGCGCGGCCCAGGACGCGTGTCTGGGCGAGCTGCCACTGCAGCAGTACGGCCGCATCGTCCGCGTCACGTCGGACGAGTCCGAGGACGCCGCCGGGACGTGTGACGGTGACACGTGCGACGACGTAGCCGTGCGGGTGAACGCGACGTCGGTGCAGCTCCGCGCCGAGCGCGACGACACGGGTGATGGCCGTGTGTACACGGTGCATTACGTGGTGACGGACACGTCCGGAAACTCGGCACCGGGGAGTTGCACCGTGAGCGTGCCGCGCGACACGTACGGGCAGCAGCAGGCACAGGACAGCGGGCCGAAGTACTGCGTGGGCCAGGGCTGCCCCTACGGCACGGGTGGCAGTTACCTGTGCCCGTGA
- a CDS encoding type VI immunity family protein, protein MHRPHSEVAQHVLEALEQYRNAVGPRVLAWYFDNDRDDFLELDDNSWARVLRELRENRWAHTLLRDGPGGVGEYQFEYYGGGPDPAVPNTMRGTVCALSCWLPTEFLEQHGPARVREVALAVAAPLPFNSGYASLSLNALSQMMGVTRVLRRQCFLHPGMEISGEGMLSAEIGTHVRGAYWMTFLGQPVLGALGGAAGLRARLHSPDITVQELDADRVAITLGTWPEAGDTEAGQDLPLYRELARVLEPWLFHQDSPLGPNFPAEDVRRWERRFLD, encoded by the coding sequence ATGCACAGGCCTCACTCAGAGGTCGCGCAACACGTCCTGGAGGCCCTGGAGCAGTACCGAAACGCCGTGGGTCCTCGGGTCTTGGCCTGGTACTTCGACAATGACCGGGACGATTTCCTCGAACTCGATGACAACAGCTGGGCGCGCGTCCTCCGTGAACTGCGCGAAAACAGATGGGCGCACACGCTGTTGCGCGATGGACCCGGCGGCGTGGGTGAGTATCAGTTCGAGTATTACGGCGGCGGGCCAGACCCAGCAGTCCCCAATACGATGCGTGGCACAGTGTGTGCTCTTTCTTGCTGGCTGCCCACCGAGTTCCTGGAGCAGCACGGCCCTGCGCGAGTCCGTGAAGTCGCGCTGGCAGTAGCTGCTCCACTGCCCTTCAACTCGGGCTACGCCAGTCTCTCGCTCAACGCACTGTCACAAATGATGGGAGTGACCCGGGTACTCCGTCGTCAGTGCTTCCTCCACCCGGGGATGGAGATTTCTGGAGAGGGCATGCTTTCCGCCGAGATCGGCACCCACGTACGCGGCGCCTACTGGATGACCTTCCTCGGTCAGCCCGTTCTCGGAGCGCTCGGCGGGGCCGCGGGTCTCCGCGCGCGCCTCCACTCACCCGACATCACGGTGCAGGAGCTGGACGCCGACCGCGTGGCCATCACCCTGGGCACATGGCCCGAGGCCGGTGACACCGAGGCAGGCCAGGACCTCCCGCTGTACCGCGAGCTGGCGCGCGTGCTGGAGCCCTGGCTCTTCCACCAGGACTCGCCCCTCGGTCCCAACTTCCCAGCCGAGGACGTCCGCCGCTGGGAGCGCCGCTTCCTCGACTGA
- a CDS encoding nucleotidyltransferase family protein: MDARALGALLRSWPGAPLREAPTGGEARGLVRAAVHHGLAGFVEHAAEKAGWVLPAEARAGLRRASLLGAARVMRVKALLTRSLDTLATVDCVPVLLKGYGLSERLYPDPLQRATMDVDLLVARGEVDAAVRALSGVGLTVRAEDGARHGEEDSHHLELVGEAGLVELHFRALAGWGEALEGDALLARAVEGEVEGRRVRWLRPEDEAVYLALHASNHLLQRLAWVFDLKMLALKGVDWRAVVEGARGTAFPQGVWYGWEAARRLLDAPVPEEVLEALAPPGWQRALAQRFFSEERLLGAELARSKPAWVAAKLLLAPRPGAMARYALRRVENAVRVRR, translated from the coding sequence GTGGACGCGCGCGCCCTGGGGGCGCTGTTGCGGTCGTGGCCGGGTGCTCCGTTGCGGGAGGCTCCGACGGGCGGAGAGGCCCGGGGGCTGGTTCGCGCGGCCGTGCACCATGGGCTCGCGGGCTTCGTGGAGCATGCGGCGGAGAAGGCCGGGTGGGTGCTGCCCGCGGAGGCCCGTGCGGGGCTGCGGCGCGCGTCGCTGCTGGGCGCGGCGCGGGTGATGCGGGTGAAGGCGCTGCTCACGCGGAGCCTGGACACGCTGGCCACGGTGGATTGCGTGCCGGTGCTGCTCAAGGGGTACGGGCTTTCGGAGCGGCTGTACCCGGACCCGCTGCAGCGGGCGACGATGGACGTGGACCTGCTGGTGGCGCGCGGCGAGGTGGACGCGGCGGTGCGGGCGTTGAGTGGGGTGGGCCTGACGGTGCGGGCGGAGGATGGCGCGCGGCATGGCGAGGAGGACTCGCACCATCTGGAGTTGGTGGGGGAGGCGGGGCTGGTGGAGCTGCACTTCCGCGCGCTGGCGGGGTGGGGTGAGGCGCTGGAGGGCGATGCGCTGCTGGCGCGCGCGGTGGAGGGCGAGGTGGAGGGCCGGCGCGTGCGGTGGCTGCGTCCGGAGGACGAGGCGGTGTACCTGGCGCTGCACGCGAGCAACCACCTGTTGCAGCGGCTGGCGTGGGTGTTCGACTTGAAGATGCTGGCGCTGAAGGGCGTGGACTGGCGGGCGGTGGTGGAGGGCGCGCGAGGGACGGCGTTTCCGCAGGGTGTCTGGTACGGCTGGGAGGCGGCGCGGAGGCTGCTGGATGCGCCGGTGCCCGAGGAGGTGCTGGAGGCCCTGGCGCCGCCGGGGTGGCAGCGGGCGCTGGCGCAGCGGTTCTTCTCGGAGGAGCGGCTGTTGGGCGCGGAGCTGGCGCGCAGCAAGCCGGCGTGGGTGGCGGCGAAGCTGCTGCTGGCGCCCCGGCCTGGAGCGATGGCGCGGTATGCGCTGCGCCGGGTGGAGAACGCGGTGCGGGTCCGGCGCTGA
- a CDS encoding MraY family glycosyltransferase has translation MITFFVAFLVSLMVALVLTLLVRNRAVAWGWLDQANSSRKVHVRPIPRLGGIGIVGGFFAPLCALFLVDSGVGYNFRAQQELVGGLFIGGAVIAALGLYDDLKGAGARLKFAVQFAVALGLYAMGFRIDVIANPFGPELSLGALSLPFTVLWMVGVVNALNLIDGLDGLAGGVAFFGVSTNFILALSRGDILLCLLMAALAGAILGFLVFNFNPASIFMGDTGSMFLGFVLAAVAIKTSTKSGTTVAMLVPVMALGLPIMDTLLAMVRRSLLGRPLFSADKEHIHHRVMSRMVLSHRATVLVLYGLCGLFMLTALGLNFANSGQSAMLLCGMGLVIFVLMRKLGYLDLRRAADVQQVRQRNIRLRTVVKDVTRSVRLASSLQDVWNALRPLAEALDVARQELRFQHESGGQTDGVVFETQRPAGTEVPLEVRIDVKDDEEILGALLLVWRDGRSAINRDEELALEVVADAVAERASRFHVPMEAEPGRVIALRR, from the coding sequence ATGATTACGTTCTTCGTCGCGTTCCTCGTGTCCCTGATGGTTGCCCTGGTGCTGACGCTCCTGGTGCGCAACCGGGCGGTGGCGTGGGGGTGGTTGGACCAGGCCAATTCCAGTCGCAAGGTCCACGTGCGTCCCATTCCGAGGTTGGGAGGCATTGGCATCGTCGGCGGCTTCTTCGCGCCGTTGTGCGCGCTGTTCCTGGTGGACTCGGGCGTCGGGTACAACTTCCGCGCGCAGCAGGAACTGGTGGGTGGGCTCTTCATCGGCGGCGCGGTGATTGCGGCGCTCGGCCTGTACGACGACCTGAAGGGCGCGGGCGCGCGGCTGAAGTTCGCGGTGCAGTTCGCGGTGGCGCTGGGCCTGTATGCGATGGGCTTCCGCATCGACGTCATCGCCAACCCGTTCGGCCCGGAGCTGTCGCTGGGCGCGCTGAGCCTGCCCTTCACGGTGCTGTGGATGGTGGGCGTGGTGAATGCGCTCAACCTGATTGACGGGCTGGATGGGCTCGCGGGCGGAGTGGCGTTCTTCGGCGTGAGCACCAACTTCATCCTCGCGCTGTCTCGCGGGGACATCCTGCTGTGCCTGCTGATGGCGGCGCTGGCGGGCGCCATCCTCGGGTTCCTGGTGTTCAACTTCAACCCGGCCTCCATCTTCATGGGAGACACGGGGAGCATGTTCCTGGGCTTCGTGCTGGCGGCGGTGGCCATCAAGACGAGCACGAAGAGCGGGACGACGGTGGCCATGCTGGTGCCGGTGATGGCGCTGGGGCTGCCCATCATGGACACGCTGCTGGCCATGGTGCGGCGCTCGCTGCTGGGCCGGCCGCTGTTCAGCGCGGACAAGGAGCACATCCATCACCGCGTGATGAGCCGCATGGTGCTCAGCCACCGCGCCACGGTGCTGGTGCTGTATGGGCTGTGCGGCCTGTTCATGCTGACGGCGCTGGGGCTGAACTTCGCGAACAGCGGGCAGAGCGCCATGCTGCTGTGTGGCATGGGCCTGGTCATCTTCGTGCTGATGCGCAAGCTGGGCTACCTGGACCTGAGGCGCGCGGCGGACGTGCAGCAGGTGCGGCAGCGCAACATCCGGCTGCGCACGGTGGTGAAGGACGTGACGCGTTCGGTGCGTCTGGCTTCGTCGCTGCAGGACGTGTGGAACGCGCTGCGGCCGCTGGCGGAGGCGCTGGACGTGGCGCGGCAGGAGCTGCGCTTCCAGCACGAGTCCGGTGGGCAGACGGACGGCGTCGTCTTCGAGACGCAGCGCCCGGCGGGCACGGAGGTGCCGCTCGAGGTGCGCATCGACGTGAAGGACGACGAGGAGATTCTCGGGGCGCTGCTGCTGGTGTGGCGCGACGGGCGGTCGGCCATCAACCGCGACGAGGAGTTGGCGTTGGAGGTGGTGGCAGACGCGGTGGCGGAGCGCGCTTCGCGCTTCCATGTGCCGATGGAAGCGGAGCCCGGGCGCGTCATCGCGCTGCGGCGGTGA
- a CDS encoding glycosyltransferase family 4 protein — MRVLLGIHHPLDANLGAPGVTLALGRALAALGCEVDYYSYQEAFPGVPWYGSWHGVRFPWKLAAHLAREAHRYDVLDITTGDAWAWARLGRPGARARHALVTRSHGLEHVVSEQLHADAREGRATLSWKYPLYHGGFRLWEVRQSLLLADHAVLLNARDAAYSRERLGVPASKLSVIPHGLDEVFLGLPPPRRVADSVSERAPLRVAFVGSWIQRKGREEVVAVARELTARGVPFRLSLYGTGLGVDEVLGSFPAAARERLTVVPRYVHTELPRLLADDEVLLFPSHSEGFGMALVEAMACGLAPVSSPVGVAPQVVRHGQTGCLIPVGDVSGLVGALCGFADQREQLQALRQAAQHEVRNLTWRDIGARTLSLYETLLGNQRKP; from the coding sequence ATGCGAGTCCTCCTCGGCATCCACCACCCGCTGGACGCGAACCTCGGCGCCCCGGGCGTGACGCTCGCGCTGGGCCGGGCGCTGGCCGCGCTGGGCTGCGAGGTGGACTACTACAGCTACCAGGAGGCCTTCCCCGGCGTGCCCTGGTACGGCTCGTGGCACGGCGTGCGCTTCCCCTGGAAGCTGGCCGCGCACCTTGCGCGGGAGGCCCACCGCTACGACGTGCTGGACATCACCACCGGCGACGCGTGGGCCTGGGCGCGCCTGGGCCGGCCGGGGGCTCGCGCGCGGCATGCGCTGGTGACGCGCAGCCACGGCCTGGAGCACGTGGTGTCCGAGCAGCTCCACGCGGATGCGCGCGAGGGCCGCGCGACGCTGAGCTGGAAGTACCCGCTGTACCATGGCGGCTTCCGTCTCTGGGAGGTGCGCCAGTCGCTGCTGCTGGCGGACCACGCGGTGCTCCTCAACGCGCGGGACGCCGCGTACTCGCGGGAGCGGCTGGGTGTGCCCGCCAGCAAGCTGAGCGTCATCCCGCATGGGCTGGACGAAGTCTTCCTCGGGCTGCCGCCTCCTCGCCGCGTCGCGGACTCCGTCAGCGAGCGGGCTCCGCTGCGGGTGGCCTTCGTGGGGAGCTGGATTCAGCGCAAGGGTCGCGAGGAGGTGGTCGCGGTGGCCCGCGAGCTCACCGCGCGCGGGGTGCCCTTCAGGCTGTCGCTGTACGGCACGGGCCTGGGCGTGGACGAGGTGCTCGGCTCCTTCCCCGCCGCCGCGCGCGAGCGGCTCACGGTGGTGCCCAGGTACGTCCACACCGAGCTCCCCCGCCTCCTGGCCGACGACGAGGTGCTGCTCTTCCCGAGCCACTCGGAAGGCTTCGGCATGGCGCTGGTGGAGGCGATGGCGTGCGGGCTGGCGCCGGTGTCGTCACCGGTGGGCGTGGCGCCGCAGGTGGTGCGCCATGGGCAGACAGGCTGCCTCATTCCTGTCGGCGACGTGTCGGGCCTGGTGGGTGCGCTGTGCGGGTTTGCTGATCAGCGTGAACAATTGCAGGCACTCCGTCAGGCAGCGCAGCACGAGGTGCGAAATCTTACCTGGCGGGACATCGGCGCTCGCACTCTCTCGCTGTACGAGACGCTTCTCGGCAATCAAAGAAAGCCTTGA